The DNA region CAACTCGGATACGTTCTGTGTCCTATTTGAGATCACGGACTTGAAAATAAAAGGGTTGGCGCAGTTTATCTATCGCGAATTCTGTAAGGAATTGATGGGTTCTTACAAGTGGATTAACGCTATGGACGATTCAGGGTTAGAGAACCTAAAGCGTGTCAAACGTTCCTATCACCCTTGCCAACTGATTCGGTCATACAATATTGCCTGACGGAAAGTAAGCGGGTCCACGAAAAGGAACATCAAGTACCTTGAGGAAACACCTACCTCACTGAACCGCAAGGAAATTCAAAAATGAAACCAGCACTTATTTTCCTTAACGGCTACTACGACAAACGGCATTTCGATTTTTACCGCCAAGAAATTGAAAAGGCAATAGAAAGCCATTCTCCGCTTATTTGTGCTGATGGAGGTATTAGAATATTCGACGAACTAAATCAACGGGGAGATACATTGCTCATACCGGATGTTCTCATTGGTGATATGGACTCGGCTGAAGAGGTGGAAACAAAAGCAAAACATACCGTTCAGGATTGGATTGGACAGACAGACAAAGATTACACCGATGGACAACTCGCTGTGGCTTACGCGCTGGAACAATCCAACTGCCGACACATCATTATTTACGGAGGTTTACCTCGTCCAGAAGCATACGAGACAGATCAGTTTCTTGGCAATCTAAAACTGATGCGCTTTGGACATTATCGAGTGTCCACAGGTGAGCCTTACGGTGCTGAAATGCGGGACCCGAAACAAACAATCCACT from Candidatus Poribacteria bacterium includes:
- a CDS encoding thiamine pyrophosphokinase; the protein is MKPALIFLNGYYDKRHFDFYRQEIEKAIESHSPLICADGGIRIFDELNQRGDTLLIPDVLIGDMDSAEEVETKAKHTVQDWIGQTDKDYTDGQLAVAYALEQSNCRHIIIYGGLPRPEAYETDQFLGNLKLMRFGHYRVSTGEPYGAEMRDPKQTIHYVLSAVRLTRKNRNLQRVSLIAEANNVIVESSENLRWDLASLHIHPDLTNALRNEFVEGAEWATIQLADGSDPVYVIHNW